One window of Camelina sativa cultivar DH55 chromosome 4, Cs, whole genome shotgun sequence genomic DNA carries:
- the LOC104780987 gene encoding uncharacterized protein LOC104780987, whose amino-acid sequence MSLDSLRAYMAASLTSLPTTLGLNHGDECCNRSPTKSPFPRHQNLAAKRSVIGHSLHCELSSSVRRLVVTAATKGSRKSKENEPSWANPDSDEPPPWARNEGSSSTSQESFEVPFYVYLLASAITAIAAIGSVFEYSSKNPVFGVLDSDSIFYTPVLGFFALTGIPTSVYLWFKSVEAANKEAQEQDKRDGFL is encoded by the exons ATGTCGTTGGACTCCTTAAGGGCATACATGGCCGCGTCTCTAACATCTCTTCCGACCACTTTGGGTCTGAACCATGGTGATGAGTGTTGCAACCGTTCACCTACCAAATCACCATTTCCACGCCATCAAAATCTGGCCGCGAAGAGGAGCGTAATTGGTCACTCGTTGCATTGCGAACTTAGTAGTTCAGTGAGGAGATTGGTCGTGACGGCGGCGACGAAAGGATCTagaaaatctaaagaaaatgaACCGTCTTGGGCGAATCCTGACTCGGATGAGCCACCTCCTTGGGCTAGAAATGAAGGTAGTTCTTCTACGTCCCAAGAGAGCTTTGAGGTTCCCTTCTATGTTTATCTGCTAGCCTCCGCGATTACTGCCATTGCTGCT ATTGGTTCTGTTTTCGAGTACTCAAGCAAGAATCCTGTTTTTGGGGTCTTGGATTCTGACAGCATCTTTTATACTCCTGTGCTTGGATTCTTTGCTCTTACTGGAATCCCCACTTCT GTATATCTGTGGTTTAAATCCGTTGAAGCTGCTAATAAGGAAGCTCAAGAACAAGATAAAAGAGATGGCTTTCTTTAA